CTGAGTTGGACCAGAACCGGCAGACGCAGCTCATCGAGACCTTTCAGAGCAAGGTTCAGACGTTTATTACTACGACCGGACTCGAGAGCGTAAATGTGAGCAAACTCCAGGGCGCCGGGATCTACGATGTGCGGGAAGGCCGAGTGACGCGCTGATAACGGTCATATAACGGGAGGCGGAGGACATGTATATCCATTTGGGCGGCGAGAAAATTATCCGGGCTGCCGAGCTGGTAGCCATTTTTGATATATCGATAGAGCAATCCTCCAAGCTTTCCAAGCAATTTGTAGCAGGAGCCCGTAAACGCAAAGACGTCGAAACGATTGGTGAGGAAGAACCGAAATCCATTGTCGTGACGAAGCAGAAAATCTATTATTCGCCGATTTCATCCTCTACTTTGAAGAAACGGGCCCATCATTTTGCGGCGAATGGCTAGAAGCAGCCTAGGCGAACAGGTATGAGAGGAGTAGTGAGCAGTTGAGTCAGCAGAATACGTATGATGAAAGTCAGATACAGGTCCTCGAAGGCTTAGAAGCGGTGCGGAAACGTCCGGGGATGTACATTGGCTCTACCAGCGGCAAGGGCCTCCACCATCTCGTATGGGAGGTCGTCGATAATAGTATTGACGAAGCGCTGGCCGGATACTGTACAAAAATCCAGGTTCGCGTCCACGAGGACAATAGTATTACGGTTATCGATAATGGCCGTGGTATTCCCGTCGGTGAGAACGCGAAGCTGAAGAAATCGACACTTGAAGTCGTTATGACAGTCCTTCACGCAGGCGGCAAATTTGGCGGCGAGGGCTATAAAGTATCGGGCGGATTGCACGGAGTAGGTGTATCCGTCGTTAATGCGTTGTCCGAGCATGTAACGGTTACCGTTAAGCTTCACGGAAATGTATATCAGCAAGAATACCGCCGCGGTGTGCCGCAGTATGATGTGAAGATTATTGGTGAATCGGATGAGACGGGAACGACTGTTAAGTTTAAGCCGGACCCCGAGATTTTTACGGATACGACCGTTTACGAGTATGAGACTCTCCAATCGCGTATCCGCGAGTTGGCGTTTTTGAATAAGGGCCTCGAAATTGAACTGATTGATGAGCGTACGGGCACATCCAATTCGTTCAAGTACGACGGCGGCATTATCGAGTTCGTCAAGCATTTGAACCGCAACAAGGAAGTCATGCATGAAGAACCGATTTATGTTGAAGGCTCGAAGGACCATATTCAGGTGGAAGTTTCGTTGCAATATAACGACGGTTACACCGAGAATATTCATTCGTTCGCTAATAACATCAATACGCATGAGGGCGGTACGCATGAATCCGGCTTCAAGAGCGCGTTAACGCGGATTATTAACGACTATGCCCGCAAGACGGGATTAATTAAAGACAATGATTCCAACTTCTCCGGCGATGACGTCCGCGAGGGCTTAACGGCGATTATTTCGGTGAAAATCCCCGAGCCGCAGTTCGAAGGACAAACAAAGACGAAGCTTGGCAACAGCGAAGTACGCGGTATTGTGGAATCGTTCTTTGCCGAGAAGCTGCAGGAGTTCCTGGATGAGAATCCTTCGGTTTCCCGCAAAATCGTTGAAAAAGGCCTGCAAGCGGCAAGAGCCCGCGAAGCGGCACGCAAGGCACGCGAGTTAACACGCCGCAAGAGCGCGCTTGAAGTGAGCTCCCTGCCAGGTAAACTGGCTGACTGCTCCTCCAAGGACGCTTCGATCAGCGAGCTGTATATCGTCGAAGGCGACTCCGCCGGCGGTTCGGCGAAGCAAGGCCGCGACCGTCATTTCCAGGCGATTCTGCCTCTGCGCGGTAAGATCCTGAACGTTGAGCGTGCTAGACTTGACCGCATTCTCGGTAATGCCGAGATCCGCGCGATTATCACGGCGCTTGGCACGGGGATTGGCGATGATTTCGATCTGGCGAAGGCACGTTACCATAAAGTCATTATTATGACCGATGCCGACGTCGACGGTGCGCATATTCGGACTTTGATGTTGACCTTCTTCTTCCGTTACATGCGGAAGATTATCGAAGCAGGATATATTTATATCGCACAGCCGCCGCTGTTCAAGATTGAGCGGAACAAGGTTATCCGTTATGCGCAGTCCGAGAAGGAACGCGAAGAGATTATCGCGGAATTCGGTGAAGGCGCCAAAGTAAACGTACAGCGTTATAAAGGTCTCGGCGAGATGAACGCTACGCAGCTGTGGGAGACAACGATGGATCCGGAGAGCCGGACCATGCTTCAGGTATCGATCGAAGACGCTATTGAAGCAGACGTTATCTTCGACACGCTGATGGGCGACAACGTTGAACCACGCCGTGATTTCATCCAGCAATTTGCGAAAGACGTTAAGAACTTGGATATTTAATAAAAATATAGCCGTCCTTGCGGGCGGCTATTTCTTTTTGTATCGGCCGTAAGAAACGGCGTACTGATAGATTTTGCGGAACATCGATTTGTCCTCGAGCTTTCGGAATATAAAGGCATCAGGTTTTGTGTTTACTTCAAGAATCCAAGGCCTTTGCTGCTGGTCGATGGCGATATCGATTCCAAGCTCCTTGATGCCCGGGTAATGCTTCTCCAGTTCTTTTGCGATATCCAGGCTGATTTGTTTGAGGCGCATGGCGTATATCATCTTCTGGGTGGGCGATTGATGGGATGACAGCAAGCGTTCGAAGGACATCGGCGTGCCACCGTTATGGTAGTTGGTAACTACCTTCGCGGGATGGGCAAGACGGCCGATAATGCCGGTAGCTTCCCAATGGTTGTTCTCGTTACGCTGTACCATCACCCGGATATCGAAGCGCCGGTTTTTGTGGCGGAGAAGATCAATGCCGCGTTGAACCAAATAACGTCTGCCGTTAATTCTTTTAGCCAGGCTTTGGTGCAGCAGCTCGAGGGTAGGAAAAGTCCGGATTGTGGTGTTCAGTTGATACTTATAGCCTTTGGCAGCCTGCTTAAGCCTTTCTACGCGCATGACGCCTTTGCCAAAGGTGCCGTTTACGGGTTTGACGTAGACCATCCCGTATTCGGCAAGCATCAGCTGCAGATTTTCCTTGTTGAAAAGCCTTGTTGAAGGTATATATTCACGGAGAGCTGGCGAGTGTAGAAGTACATTGGTTTTCTCCCATTTGCTGTATACCAATTGAATAGACAATGTTGTTGCTCCTTTCCCTTAGGAACGGGTATTAAGCGATGAAGATTGCGGATCAAGAAGAAGACAGACTTTGGAATGAGTGGTATAATGTAATTTGGGTCTGTTTATTTTATGGCGGATCGGGCACGAAAAGATACGAGTTATTTGCCTATTTTTCATCATTTTTTTAGGCAATTTGCCGGTTTCATAGATGAAACGGATGCAGGGCGTTTAGCCGTGCCTTTTTTGTGAAAGTAATATAATGGTTATCATGTTTGACAAGGTTTGCAGATTGATGACGTCAGGGAGGTAAAACATGGCGGAAGAACAACAGCATTCGCAAATTAAAGACCGTGACATCGGTACGGAAATGCGCGATTCATTCATGGACTATGCGATGAGTATTATCGTAAGCCGCGCATTGCCGGATGTAAGGGACGGTCTTAAGCCGGTGCATCGTCGTATTTTGTACGCAATGTCGGAGCTGGGCATGTCTTCGGACAAGCCATACAAGAAGTCTGCGAGGATCGTAGGGGAAGTAATCGGCAAGTACCATCCGCACGGCGATTCGTCGGTTTATGAAGCAATGGTACGGATGGCGCAGGATTTCTCCATGCGGTACATGCTCGTGGACGGACATGGCAACTTCGGCTCGATTGACGGAGATATGGCGGCGGCGATGCGGTATACCGAGGCGCGTCTGTCGAAAATCGCCATGGAGATGCTCCGCGATTTAAATAAAGAAACCGTTGATTTCGTTCCGAACTACGACGGCGAGGAGAAAGAGCCGGCAGTTCTGCCGTCGCGTTTCCCGAACCTGCTCGTAAACGGGGTAACAGGTATTGCCGTAGGTATGGCAACCAATATTCCGCCGCATAACCTGACCGAGGTTATCGACGGTATTCAGGCATTGATCCGTAACCCGGAGATTACGCCTGTTGAGCTGATTGATTATGTAAAAGGCCCCGATTTCCCTACGGCGGGTATCGTTATGGGACTTAGCGGCATCCGTCAGGCTTATTTGACGGGACGCGGCACGGTAACCATGCGCGCGCGTGCGACGATTGAAGAGAACGGCAACAAAGCCCGGATTATCGTCTACGAGCTGCCGTACCAGGTTAACAAAGCACGCTTGGTAGAAAAAATTGCCGAACTCGTCCGCGAGAAGAAAATAGAGGGAATTACCGACCTTCGCGATGAGTCCGACCGCAACGGCATGCGGGTCGTTATTGAGCTTCGCCGCGATGTAACGCCAAGCGTTGTGCTGAACAATCTGTATAAGCAGACGCAAATGCAATCCAATTTCGGTATTAACATGCTCGCGCTAGTTAACGGCGAACCTAAGACGCTGAATATTCGTGAAATGTTGTATTACTATTTGCAGCATCAGATCGAAGTTATTCGCCGTCGTACCGAATATGATCTGAAAAAAGCAGAAGCGAGAGCCCATATTCTCGAAGGCTTGCGTATTGCCCTTGATCATTTGGACGAAGTTATCGCTTTGATCCGTGCTTCGCAAACAGCGGACATTGCCCGCGAAGGCTTGATTGAGCGTTTTGCGCTTAGCTACGAGCAGGCTCAAGCTATTCTCGATATGCGTCTTCAAAGGCTGACTGGCCTGGAACGCGACAAGATCGAAGCCGAGTATGCGGAATTGATGAAGAAGATTGCCGAATACAAGGCGATCTTGGCGGATGAGCAGCTTGTGCTCAACATCATCAGTGATGAACTCAATGAAATCAAGGAGCGTTTCGGTGACGAACGTCGTACCGAAATTACCGTGAGCGATGAGGAGATTCTGGATGAGGACCTGATCCCTCGCGAGGATGTTATCATCTCTATCACGCATACCGGCTATATCAAGCGTTTGCCGGTAACCACTTACCGCAGCCAGAAGCGGGGCGGCAAAGGTGTCGTTGGCATGGATACGAAAGAACATGATTTCGTTGAGCATCTGTTCGTATCTAACACGCACCATTACTTGCTGTTCTTTACGAACAAAGGCAAGGTATACCGCCTGAAGGCTTACGAGATTCCAGATCTTAGCCGGACAGCTCGGGGAACGCCGATCATCAACCTGATTCAGATTGAGCAAGGCGAGACGATCAATGCGGTTATTCCTGTAGAGAGCTTCGATTCGGAAAGCTACCTGTTCTTTGCAACCCGCCAAGGTATCGTTAAGAAGACACCTCTTGACGATTATATGAATATACGGAAGGTCGGCCTGATTGCGATTTCGATCCGCGAGGATGACGAACTGATCGGCGTGAAGCTGACAGACGGCAACCAGGAGATCGTAATGGGGACAGCGCAAGGCATGTCGATCCGCTTCTCTGAGCAGGATGTTCGTTCAATGGGACGCTCCGCTACAGGCGTAAAAGGCATTCAACTGGATGATGACGATACCGTAATTGATATGGACGTTGTTAATCCGGAGAACGATGTGCTTATCGTAACGGCCAAAGGCTACGGCAAACGCACGCCAATGAGCGAGTACCGGATTCAGAACCGTGGCGGTAAAGGGATCAAGACCCTTAACGTTACCGACAAGAACGGACCGATTGTCAGCCTGAAGGTTGTTCTGAATGACGAAGACCTGATGATTATGACCGCCCTTGGCACGCTTATTCGGACGAGCATGGAAGGCATCTCGACGATGGGTCGTAATACGCAAGGCGTTAAGCTGATCAATACGCGTGATGACGATACGGTATCTACCGTAACTCGCGTAGCGCGCAGTGAAGAAACTGACGAGACGTTTGAAGAAGGCGAAGAATTCGAAGGTACAGCTCCTGATGCAGGCACTGAACCCGCAGAAGAGTAAAACCGGACATAGAGGATAGGCATACATCGGGAGGGGACCGTTGTGGCAACAGTGGCTTTATCACAGGTGAAGTTAGGCGACAAGATCAGCGAAGATGTCCTCACCCCGCTTGGCGGAGTGCTATTACAGAAGGGGCGCATCGTCACACCTAGAGAATTAGATATAATGCAGGCCTTTCTGGTTCCCAAAGTTCAAATTGAACAGCCGGCAAATCAGGCAGAAAAAATGCAGGATAACGCAACGCAGGAGCTGCAGGCAGCAGCTCCTGTTGTCTCTGCTACTCCGCTGCACGATGAATACGACCAGATGATCGTTGTTCTGAAGCGAGTCATCAACGAAATACGATCCGGTCAGCCGATACCGGTGATGGATATCCGGAATCAGCTTGAGAAGATGATGCAGCATGAGGACAGCTATCAGGTGCTTACGTTTATGCCGAGACTTTTTGCTGAACGTGACTACTTGCTGCACAACAGCATACTGGTAGGCTTAACCTCTTATCGTATTGCCCAGTGGTGCGGACTGCCGCGTAAGGATTGGATGCCGGTCGCTCTTGCCGGTCTGCTTCACGATATAGGGAACGTTAAGATTGACACGGCCATACTAGCGAAGCCGACAGCCTTAACTTCCGAAGAGAATGAAGAGATGAAGCGTCATACGGTATTTGGGTACCAGCTGCTGAAGAACATTGCCTCCTTGAACGAGGGAGTGAAGCTGGCCGCGCTTCAGCATCATGAGCGTATTGACGGCAGCGGCTATCCGCTTGCCATCGATTCGTCCAAGATCCATCCATACGCCAAAATCGTTGCCATTGCGGATATTTATCATGCGATGACTTTAAATCGGTTCTACCGCAAGGCTGCGTCTCCGTATTTCGTTCTGGAACAGATCCAGAGCGATTCCTTCGGGAAGCTAGACCCTGCATACGTCAGGGTGTTTGTGGAGAAGGTAACGCAATTCCACAATGGCAATATCGTGAAGCTTAGCGATGATCGCGTCGGAGAGATTGTGTTTAGCGATTCCGTACATCCGACAAGACCATGGGTTTCTGTTGGCGGTACGATTATCAACCTGACAATAGAAAGACATCTGCATATAAAAGAAGTTATGGGTTAATAATAAAGATCTTGCCTTGGCATTAGGCGAGATCTTTATTTGTTTAATAGTATAGAAAAAAGCCTAGCGAGTGGTTGCTTAATAAGGATTATTAGCTTAAATATGAGATGTAAAAAAGAATAATCATGTTTTAGCAAAAAACTTTAAAAAAGTACTTGCAATCCATTAGGCGTTCATGGTATATTATCTCTTGTCGCCGCTGAGAAACACGCGAACGACACGAAAAAGAAATTGTTCTTTGAAAACTGAACAACGAGCAAAACTGCCCCGTTAGAAATAACGGAAAAGCGATAAAACAAAGTTTGAGCAAGTCAAACACCATTTCATGGAGAGTTTGATCCTGGCTCAGGACGAACGCTGGCGGCGTGCCTAATACATGCAAGTCGAGCGGATCTTGTCCTTCGGGATAAGGTTAGCGGCGGACGGGTGAGTAACACGTGGGTAACCTGCCCATAAGACTGGGATAACATTCGGAAACGAATGCTAATACCGGATACGCGAATTGGTCGCATGGCCGAATCGGGAAAGGCGGAGCAATCTGCCACTTATGGATGGACCCGCGGCGCATTAGCTAGTTGGTGGGGTAACGGCTCACCAAGGCGACGATGCGTAGCCGACCTGAGAGGGTGATCGGCCACACTGGGACTGAGACACGGCCCAGACTCCTACGGGAGGCAGCAGTAGGGAATCTTCCGCAATGGACGAAAGTCTGACGGAGCAACGCCGCGTGAGTGATGAAGGTTTTCGGATCGTAAAGCTCTGTTGCCAGGGAAGAACGCTTGCGAGAGTAACTGCTCGTAAGGTGACGGTACCTGAGAAGAAAGCCCCGGCTAACTACGTGCCAGCAGCCGCGGTAATACGTAGGGGGCAAGCGTTGTCCGGAATTATTGGGCGTAAAGCGCGCGCAGGCGGCCTTGTAAGTCTGTCGTTTAAACTCGGAGCTCAACTTCGAGTCGCGATGGAAACTGCAAAGCTTGAGTGCAGAAGAGGAAAGTGGAATTCCACGTGTAGCGGTGAAATGCGTAGAGATGTGGAGGAACACCAGTGGCGAAGGCGACTTTCTGGGCTGTAACTGACGCTGAGGCGCGAAAGCGTGGGGAGCAAACAGGATTAGATACCCTGGTAGTCCACGCCGTAAACGATGAATGCTAGGTGTTAGGGGTTTCGATACCCTTGGTGCCGAAGTTAACACATTAAGCATTCCGCCTGGGGAGTACGGTCGCAAGACTGAAACTCAAAGGAATTGACGGGGACCCGCACAAGCAGTGGAGTATGTGGTTTAATTCGAAGCAACGCGAAGAACCTTACCAGGTCTTGACATCCCTCTGACCGTCCTAGAGATAGGGCTTTCCTTCGGGACAGAGGAGACAGGTGGTGCATGGTTGTCGTCAGCTCGTGTCGTGAGATGTTGGGTTAAGTCCCGCAACGAGCGCAACCCTTGATCTTAGTTGCCAGCACTTTAAGGTGGGCACTCTAGGATGACTGCCGGTGACAAACCGGAGGAAGGTGGGGATGACGTCAAATCATCATGCCCCTTATGACCTGGGCTACACACGTACTACAATGGCCGATACAACGGGAAGCGAAACCGCGAGGTGGAGCCAATCCTATCAAAGTCGGTCTCAGTTCGGATTGCAGGCTGCAACTCGCCTGCATGAAGTCGGAATTGCTAGTAATCGCGGATCAGCATGCCGCGGTGAATACGTTCCCGGGTCTTGTACACACCGCCCGTCACACCACGAGAGTTTACAACACCCGAAGCCGGTGGGGTAACCGCAAGGAGCCAGCCGTCGAAGGTGGGGTAGATGATTGGGGTGAAGTCGTAACAAGGTAGCCGTATCGGAAGGTGCGGCTGGATCACCTCCTTTCTAAGGAAATACCCGATCACGATGATGATCGGATAGGAAGCCTAGCTTCCAAACTACAGGCAGTAGTCGCAGCTCGTTGTCAGTTTTGAAAGAGCAATTGGATTACCCCAAAAAGTGAAGATAAGCTTTGCAGCTGATTCCGATTACTTTCCGGGGGCCCAAAAACCTTTCAATTGAATAAAGTCATCCGTTTGGTGGCGATGGCGGAGGGGAACCACGCGTTCCCATACCGAACACGACCGTTAAGCCCTCCAGCGCCGATGGTACTTGGACCGCAGGGTCCTGGGAGAGTAGGACGTCGCCAAGCAGGTGTACTTAAAATGCGAGTTTGTTACCAACTTTTAGTGGTTGACCGTAATAAATGAGCATGATAAGATAACCTTCCGTCCAAAAGACGGATCATTTGTTCCTTGAAAACTGGATAGCGAAAGAATGAAACATCCTTAAGCAAGAAAGAAGTTTTTATTAGGTTAAGCTAATAAGAGCGCACGGAGGATGCCTAGGCACTAGGAGCCGAAGAAGGACGTGGCGAACAACGAAACTGCCTCGGGGAGCGGTAAGCACGCATTGATCCGGGGATGTCCGAATGGGGAAACCCGGCTGTCGTAATGGACAGTCACTGTTAACTGAATACATAGGTTGACAAGAGGCACACCAGGGGAACTGAAACATCTAAGTACCCTGAGGAATAGAAAACAAAAGTGATTCCGTCAGTAGCGGCGAGCGAACGCGGATTAGCCCAAACCAAGGAGCTTGCTCCTTGGGGTTGTAGGACGTCTCACATGGAGTTACAAAGTTGTAGATTAAACGAAGAGGTCTGGAAAGGCCCGCCAAAGAAGGTAAAAGCCCTGTAATTGAAAGTCTGCAGCCTCCGAGACGGATCCTGAGTACGGCGGGACACGAGAAACCCCGTCGGAATCCGGCAGGACCATCTGCCAAGGCTAAATACTCCCTAGTGACCGATAGTGAAGCAGTACCGTGAGGGAAAGGTGAAAAGCACCGCGGAAGCGGAGTGAAAAAGAACCTGAAACCGTGCGCTTACAAAAAGTCAGAGCCCGTTAAAAGGGTGATGGCGTGCCTTTTGTAGAATGAACCGGCGAGTTACGTTCACGTGCAAGGTTAAGTCGGGAAGACGGAGCCGCAGCGAAAGCGAGTCTGAATAGGGCGAATTGAGTACGTGGTCGTAGACCCGAAACCGTGTGATCTACCCCTGTCCAGGGTGAAGGTGCGGTAACACGCACTGGAGGCCCGAACCCACGAATGTTGAAAAATTCGGGGATGAGGTGGGGGTAGCGGAGAAATTCCAATCGAACTCGGAGATAGCTGGTTCTCCCCGAAATAGCTTTAGGGCTAGCCTCGGTTAAGAGTGTCGTGGAGGTAGAGCACTGATTGGGTGCGGGGCCCGCCAAGGGTTACCAAGTCCAGTCAAACTCCGAATGCCATAGACATGTTTACCGGGAGTCAGACAGTGAGTGCTAAGATCCATTGTCAAGAGGGAAACAGCCCAGATCATCAGCTAAGGTCCCCAAGTGTGTGTTAAGTGGGAAAGGATGTGGAGTTGCAAAGACAACCAGGATGTTGGCTTAGAAGCAGCCACCATTTAAAGAGTGCGTAATAGCTCACTGGTCGAGTGACTCTGCGCCGAAAATGTAACGGGGCTAAACACACCACCGAAGCTATGGCATGTACCGTATGGTACTTGGGTAGGGGAGCGTTGTATGTAGGTTGAAGTCAGACCGTAAGGACTGGTGGACAGCATACAAGTGAGAATGCCGGTATGAGTAACGAAAAGACAAGTGAGAATCTTGTCCGCCGAAAGCCTAAGGGTTCCTGAGGAAGGCTCGTCCACTCAGGGTAAGTCGGGACCTAACGCGAGGCCGAAAGGCGTAGTGGAAGGACAACAGGTTGAAATTCCTGTACCACCGAAGATTGTTTGAGCAATGGGGTGACACAGAAGGGCAGTGACGCGGACTGATGGAATAGTCCGTCCAAGCAGTGAGGCAGAGTTGTAGGCAAATCCGCAACTCGCGTAAGCTAGGCTGTGATGGGGAGCGAAAATTGCAGTAGCGAAGGTCATGTACTCCGGCTGTCGAGAAAAGCCTCTAGTTAGATCTAGGTGCCCGTACCGCAAACCGACACAGGTAGGCGAGCAGAGCATGCTAAGGCGCGCGGAAGAACTCTCGTTAAGGAACTCGGCAAAATGACCCCGTAACTTCGGGAGAAGGGGTGCCTCGGTAGGGTGAATAGCCCGAGGGGGCCGCAGTGAAAAGGCCCAAGCGACTGTTTAGCAAAAACACAGGTCTGTGCGAAGCCGTAAGGCGAAGTATACGGGCTGACGCCTGCCCGGTGCTGGAAGGTTAAGGGGAGCGGTTAGGAGCAATCCGAAGCTGTGAACCGAAGCCCCAGTAAACGGCGGCCGTAACTATAACGGTCCTAAGGTAGCGAAATTCCTTGTCAGGTAAATTCTGACCCGCACGAATGGCGTAACGACTTGGGCGCTGTCTCAACGAGAGATCCGGTGAAATTTTAATACCTGTGAAGATGCAGGTTACCCGCGACAAGACGGAAAGACCCCATGGAGCTTTACTGCAGCTTGATATTGGACTTTGGTACGATCTGTACAGGATAGGTGGGAGCCTGAGAAGCATGAGCGCCAGCTTGTGTGGAGGCGACGTTGGGATACCACCCTGATCGTATCGGAGTTCTAACCTGGAACCATGAAACTGGTTCGGGGACCGTGTCAGGTGGGCAGTTTGACTGGGGCGGTCGCCTCCTAAAATGTAACGGAGGCGCCCAAAGGTTCCCTCAGAATGGTTGGAAATCATTCGGAGAGTGCAAAGGCATAAGGGAGCTTGACTGCGAGACCAACAAGTCGAGCAGGGACGAAAGTCGGGCTTAGTGATCCGGTGGTACCGAATGGAAGGGCCATCGCTCAACGGATAAAAGCTACCCTGGGGATAACAGGCTTATCTCCCCCAAGAGTCCACATCGACGGGGAGGTTTGGCACCTCGATGTCGGCTCATCGCATCCTGGGGCTGAAGTAGGTCCCAAGGGTTGGGCTGTTCGCCCATTAAAGCGGTACGCGAGCTGGGTTCAGAACGTCGTGAGACAGTTCGGTCCCTATCTGTCGCGGGCGCAGGAAATTTGAGAGGAGCTGTCCTTAGTACGAGAGGACCGGGATGGACGTACCGCTGGTGTACCAGTTGTTCCGCCAGGAGCACCG
This region of Paenibacillus sp. JDR-2 genomic DNA includes:
- the remB gene encoding extracellular matrix regulator RemB, with amino-acid sequence MYIHLGGEKIIRAAELVAIFDISIEQSSKLSKQFVAGARKRKDVETIGEEEPKSIVVTKQKIYYSPISSSTLKKRAHHFAANG
- the gyrB gene encoding DNA topoisomerase (ATP-hydrolyzing) subunit B; the protein is MSQQNTYDESQIQVLEGLEAVRKRPGMYIGSTSGKGLHHLVWEVVDNSIDEALAGYCTKIQVRVHEDNSITVIDNGRGIPVGENAKLKKSTLEVVMTVLHAGGKFGGEGYKVSGGLHGVGVSVVNALSEHVTVTVKLHGNVYQQEYRRGVPQYDVKIIGESDETGTTVKFKPDPEIFTDTTVYEYETLQSRIRELAFLNKGLEIELIDERTGTSNSFKYDGGIIEFVKHLNRNKEVMHEEPIYVEGSKDHIQVEVSLQYNDGYTENIHSFANNINTHEGGTHESGFKSALTRIINDYARKTGLIKDNDSNFSGDDVREGLTAIISVKIPEPQFEGQTKTKLGNSEVRGIVESFFAEKLQEFLDENPSVSRKIVEKGLQAARAREAARKARELTRRKSALEVSSLPGKLADCSSKDASISELYIVEGDSAGGSAKQGRDRHFQAILPLRGKILNVERARLDRILGNAEIRAIITALGTGIGDDFDLAKARYHKVIIMTDADVDGAHIRTLMLTFFFRYMRKIIEAGYIYIAQPPLFKIERNKVIRYAQSEKEREEIIAEFGEGAKVNVQRYKGLGEMNATQLWETTMDPESRTMLQVSIEDAIEADVIFDTLMGDNVEPRRDFIQQFAKDVKNLDI
- a CDS encoding YheC/YheD family protein, whose translation is MSIQLVYSKWEKTNVLLHSPALREYIPSTRLFNKENLQLMLAEYGMVYVKPVNGTFGKGVMRVERLKQAAKGYKYQLNTTIRTFPTLELLHQSLAKRINGRRYLVQRGIDLLRHKNRRFDIRVMVQRNENNHWEATGIIGRLAHPAKVVTNYHNGGTPMSFERLLSSHQSPTQKMIYAMRLKQISLDIAKELEKHYPGIKELGIDIAIDQQQRPWILEVNTKPDAFIFRKLEDKSMFRKIYQYAVSYGRYKKK
- the gyrA gene encoding DNA gyrase subunit A: MAEEQQHSQIKDRDIGTEMRDSFMDYAMSIIVSRALPDVRDGLKPVHRRILYAMSELGMSSDKPYKKSARIVGEVIGKYHPHGDSSVYEAMVRMAQDFSMRYMLVDGHGNFGSIDGDMAAAMRYTEARLSKIAMEMLRDLNKETVDFVPNYDGEEKEPAVLPSRFPNLLVNGVTGIAVGMATNIPPHNLTEVIDGIQALIRNPEITPVELIDYVKGPDFPTAGIVMGLSGIRQAYLTGRGTVTMRARATIEENGNKARIIVYELPYQVNKARLVEKIAELVREKKIEGITDLRDESDRNGMRVVIELRRDVTPSVVLNNLYKQTQMQSNFGINMLALVNGEPKTLNIREMLYYYLQHQIEVIRRRTEYDLKKAEARAHILEGLRIALDHLDEVIALIRASQTADIAREGLIERFALSYEQAQAILDMRLQRLTGLERDKIEAEYAELMKKIAEYKAILADEQLVLNIISDELNEIKERFGDERRTEITVSDEEILDEDLIPREDVIISITHTGYIKRLPVTTYRSQKRGGKGVVGMDTKEHDFVEHLFVSNTHHYLLFFTNKGKVYRLKAYEIPDLSRTARGTPIINLIQIEQGETINAVIPVESFDSESYLFFATRQGIVKKTPLDDYMNIRKVGLIAISIREDDELIGVKLTDGNQEIVMGTAQGMSIRFSEQDVRSMGRSATGVKGIQLDDDDTVIDMDVVNPENDVLIVTAKGYGKRTPMSEYRIQNRGGKGIKTLNVTDKNGPIVSLKVVLNDEDLMIMTALGTLIRTSMEGISTMGRNTQGVKLINTRDDDTVSTVTRVARSEETDETFEEGEEFEGTAPDAGTEPAEE
- a CDS encoding HD-GYP domain-containing protein, which produces MATVALSQVKLGDKISEDVLTPLGGVLLQKGRIVTPRELDIMQAFLVPKVQIEQPANQAEKMQDNATQELQAAAPVVSATPLHDEYDQMIVVLKRVINEIRSGQPIPVMDIRNQLEKMMQHEDSYQVLTFMPRLFAERDYLLHNSILVGLTSYRIAQWCGLPRKDWMPVALAGLLHDIGNVKIDTAILAKPTALTSEENEEMKRHTVFGYQLLKNIASLNEGVKLAALQHHERIDGSGYPLAIDSSKIHPYAKIVAIADIYHAMTLNRFYRKAASPYFVLEQIQSDSFGKLDPAYVRVFVEKVTQFHNGNIVKLSDDRVGEIVFSDSVHPTRPWVSVGGTIINLTIERHLHIKEVMG